A genomic stretch from Desulfolutivibrio sulfodismutans DSM 3696 includes:
- a CDS encoding IS3 family transposase, whose protein sequence is MIKGVLTESPFTGEGYRKVWAMLRDKDVRTSKERTLRLMRENGLLAVKRPGRPHGPKAHNGTIRTERVDEMWGTDMTTTMTLSEGNASIFFAIDHCSLELVGIHAAKRGTRLEALEPIRQGVRRNFGAFGKDVADGLTLRHDHGSQFISEDFQREIAFLGIKDSPSYVREPQGNGIAERFVRILKENLLWVRGFQTVEDLRQGLQSFKETYTTRWRVGRHGYRTPEQYREKLLSAMGKAA, encoded by the coding sequence GTGATCAAGGGTGTCCTCACGGAAAGCCCGTTCACCGGCGAGGGCTACCGCAAGGTCTGGGCTATGCTGCGCGACAAGGACGTCCGCACCTCCAAGGAGCGTACTCTACGCCTGATGCGCGAGAACGGCCTGCTGGCGGTCAAGCGCCCCGGCAGACCTCATGGCCCGAAGGCGCACAACGGGACGATCAGAACCGAGCGCGTGGACGAGATGTGGGGCACGGACATGACCACGACCATGACCCTCTCGGAAGGAAACGCCTCGATATTTTTCGCTATTGATCATTGCTCGCTGGAGCTGGTCGGAATCCATGCCGCCAAGCGCGGGACCAGGCTCGAAGCCCTGGAGCCGATCCGGCAAGGCGTGCGCCGCAATTTTGGCGCGTTCGGCAAGGATGTGGCGGACGGGCTGACCCTGCGCCATGACCACGGCAGCCAGTTCATCTCGGAGGACTTCCAACGGGAAATCGCCTTTCTGGGGATCAAGGACTCGCCATCCTACGTACGCGAACCCCAGGGAAACGGCATCGCCGAGCGGTTCGTGCGCATCCTCAAAGAAAACCTGCTCTGGGTGCGTGGCTTTCAGACCGTCGAGGATCTGCGCCAAGGCCTACAATCCTTCAAGGAGACCTACACCACCCGCTGGAGGGTCGGGCGGCACGGCTACAGGACCCCGGAGCAGTACCGGGAGAAACTCCTTTCAGCCATGGGCAAGGCGGCCTGA
- a CDS encoding AAA family ATPase: MHDSLSELSLLVPTELDAGQVFSGTPSGKPVQGFATPCSYTPMPSSDYIFHESSRDIIVWFLERSDPLYVFGPTGSGKTSLIKELAARLHYPVFEVTGHGRMEFADLVGHLAVRDGSMEYAYGPLTLAMRHGGLFLLNEIDLVSPDVAAGCNGILDGQPLCLAENSGELITPHPLFRFVATANTNGSFDETGLYQGTLQQNLAFMDRFWLCEVGYPDTQAELGLLESRASLLPEDVRARMVNFANEVRRLFVGEAAGEITKTIEVTFSTRTLLRWADLTVRFQPLANQGIQPVTYALDRALGYRASRETRALLHELAQRIFPHTV, from the coding sequence ATGCACGACAGCCTGTCTGAACTGAGCCTCCTTGTGCCAACCGAACTGGACGCCGGCCAGGTGTTTAGCGGTACGCCCTCCGGCAAACCCGTCCAGGGATTTGCCACCCCGTGCTCCTACACACCCATGCCGTCCTCGGATTACATTTTCCACGAATCCAGCCGGGACATCATCGTCTGGTTTTTGGAACGCAGCGATCCGCTATACGTGTTTGGCCCGACCGGCTCCGGCAAGACCTCGCTGATAAAGGAGTTGGCCGCCCGGCTTCACTATCCCGTCTTTGAGGTGACCGGCCACGGTCGCATGGAGTTTGCCGATCTGGTCGGCCACTTGGCCGTGCGCGACGGTTCCATGGAATACGCCTACGGCCCCCTGACCTTGGCCATGCGTCATGGCGGCCTCTTTCTGCTCAACGAAATCGACTTGGTCAGCCCGGACGTGGCGGCTGGCTGCAACGGCATCCTGGACGGGCAGCCCCTGTGCTTGGCCGAAAACAGTGGGGAACTCATTACGCCGCATCCGCTCTTTCGGTTTGTGGCGACGGCCAATACCAACGGGTCGTTTGACGAAACCGGCCTTTACCAGGGAACGCTCCAGCAAAACCTGGCCTTCATGGACCGCTTCTGGCTGTGCGAAGTCGGCTACCCGGATACGCAAGCGGAATTGGGCCTGCTTGAAAGCCGGGCATCGCTCCTGCCGGAGGATGTTCGAGCTCGTATGGTAAACTTCGCCAATGAAGTTCGTCGGCTATTCGTGGGCGAAGCGGCCGGGGAGATCACCAAGACCATCGAAGTGACATTTTCCACCCGCACCTTGCTGCGCTGGGCCGATCTGACCGTGCGCTTCCAGCCTTTGGCCAACCAGGGCATCCAGCCGGTGACCTACGCCCTGGACCGGGCTCTCGGCTACCGGGCCAGTCGGGAAACCCGGGCCTTGCTGCATGAACTGGCCCAGCGAATTTTTCCTCATACCGTTTAA
- a CDS encoding AAA family ATPase has product MSTYSTRLVVGYIHNLLAKTSRTSPMARNLVSWLDGNLESLGIAPGFDWEEAIDRRNTLSAKNWQAFYDTVARRRNQLRTKPDRLWLNLRELAAETHLDDLEFQILELLLLKRKDDYGIACLLEANDDTGPFYMPKFIASLLGVSMQNVQRALSPTARLLTTGLVTDDGSYSGWTHEMPSYLVAGLLPPNTGMKDLRTSILGPKETTELGWDDYEHIARDRDLVGSVLSGAMKERARGVNILIHGPTGTGKTEFCRMIAKRLRYPLHSLGNKAMPQRFRESGDRCSQLQLALKIAQAGTLLLFDEMEDILDAGEGLAQLLGHGRMKMDKSKANATLENNALPVLWTSNNIEAFDEAFLRRMTMVVEIGPPPAKVRERILRRSLGRHNLSLGDADIATLAKSYPAAPALVVNAVKAASLAGGKTMSDIRHLLGLSLKAVHGKPPIVVATGLPEFSMDLIHPDADLVTITERLAKHGEGSFSLLLYGPPGTGKSFYLRHLADRMGMEVLLKRASDLKSKYVGETEQNIARAFTEARDTGAFLIFDEADSLLFTRGMAHRSWEISEVNEMLTWMEQHPLPFGCTTNLLDIVDDAAMRRFLFKVKFHHLPRAKVAAAFRHYFGMDPDGCIALDNLTAGDFAVVSRKAALLGKSRDAKALMELLGQESRAKPGAGKRKTGFTVS; this is encoded by the coding sequence ATGTCCACCTATTCCACACGCCTCGTCGTCGGCTACATCCATAACCTTCTCGCCAAGACATCCAGAACCTCGCCCATGGCCCGCAACCTCGTCTCATGGCTGGACGGGAATCTCGAATCCCTGGGCATCGCCCCGGGCTTCGACTGGGAAGAGGCTATCGATCGAAGAAACACACTATCTGCAAAGAATTGGCAAGCATTTTATGATACGGTGGCACGCCGCCGCAACCAACTGCGGACCAAACCGGACCGCCTCTGGCTGAACCTTCGCGAACTCGCCGCTGAAACGCATCTTGACGACCTGGAATTCCAGATTCTGGAATTGCTGCTTCTCAAAAGAAAGGACGATTACGGCATAGCGTGTCTGCTGGAAGCCAACGACGACACGGGACCGTTTTACATGCCGAAATTCATCGCCTCACTCCTCGGCGTATCAATGCAAAACGTACAGCGCGCCCTGAGTCCGACGGCCCGGCTTCTGACCACAGGACTCGTGACCGACGACGGCTCATATTCCGGATGGACGCACGAGATGCCAAGCTACCTCGTCGCTGGTCTGTTGCCGCCCAATACCGGGATGAAAGACCTGCGAACCTCCATCCTCGGCCCGAAAGAGACCACCGAGCTAGGCTGGGACGACTACGAGCATATCGCCAGGGATCGCGACCTCGTCGGTTCCGTGCTCAGCGGGGCAATGAAAGAGCGTGCCCGGGGAGTGAATATCCTGATCCATGGCCCCACCGGGACCGGGAAAACCGAATTCTGCCGTATGATCGCCAAGCGGTTGCGCTATCCCCTGCACAGCCTGGGAAACAAGGCGATGCCTCAGAGGTTCAGAGAAAGCGGGGACCGCTGCTCGCAATTGCAGCTTGCCCTAAAAATCGCCCAGGCCGGGACGCTGCTGCTCTTCGACGAGATGGAGGACATCCTGGATGCGGGCGAGGGCCTGGCGCAGCTTCTTGGGCATGGCCGGATGAAGATGGACAAATCCAAAGCCAACGCGACCCTGGAGAACAACGCCCTGCCGGTCCTGTGGACCAGCAACAACATCGAGGCCTTTGACGAGGCGTTTTTGCGCCGCATGACCATGGTAGTGGAGATCGGCCCCCCGCCCGCGAAGGTGCGGGAGCGCATCCTGCGCCGGTCGCTCGGACGGCACAACCTCTCGCTCGGCGACGCCGACATCGCCACCCTGGCCAAGAGCTACCCCGCAGCCCCGGCCCTGGTGGTCAATGCGGTCAAGGCCGCCAGCCTGGCAGGAGGCAAGACCATGTCGGACATCCGCCACCTCCTGGGACTTTCGCTCAAGGCTGTCCATGGCAAACCGCCCATTGTGGTCGCCACAGGACTGCCGGAGTTCTCCATGGATCTGATCCACCCTGATGCCGATCTGGTCACGATCACCGAACGCCTGGCGAAGCACGGGGAAGGAAGCTTCTCTCTTCTTCTCTACGGCCCTCCGGGGACCGGCAAGAGTTTCTATCTGCGGCACCTCGCGGACAGAATGGGCATGGAGGTGCTGCTCAAGCGGGCCTCGGACCTGAAAAGCAAGTACGTGGGCGAGACGGAGCAAAACATCGCCAGGGCCTTCACAGAGGCCAGGGATACGGGGGCTTTTCTCATCTTCGACGAGGCGGACTCGCTCCTTTTTACACGGGGCATGGCGCATCGGTCCTGGGAGATTTCCGAGGTCAACGAGATGCTGACCTGGATGGAGCAACACCCGCTTCCGTTCGGTTGCACCACCAACCTGCTGGACATCGTGGACGATGCCGCCATGCGGCGCTTTCTGTTCAAGGTGAAGTTCCATCATCTCCCCAGGGCCAAGGTGGCCGCAGCCTTTCGCCATTACTTCGGGATGGACCCCGATGGCTGCATTGCCCTGGACAACCTGACGGCCGGGGATTTCGCCGTGGTCAGCCGCAAGGCCGCGCTACTCGGCAAATCACGGGACGCCAAGGCGCTCATGGAGCTTTTGGGGCAGGAAAGCCGGGCCAAGCCAGGGGCCGGTAAAAGAAAAACAGGGTTTACGGTCTCGTGA
- a CDS encoding DUF3150 domain-containing protein, whose amino-acid sequence MDTPVLSDIRVLDNLLAVNLNITLWSARKKLTLEDFGPVDLPPEDLATLGSKRIAPPESLRIFATLKARAFAFLDRHGIRFLGGWAIPEDKATEIVRELCSIRDEFTAQKEAFLTEYDTLVQDWIAKHADWADLIANSTVGSEYVRARLGFSWQLYKVAPLMAHPDAETMIESGLYEEVEGLAGTLFTEIAKFADETWRKVYAGKTEVTHKALSPLRTMYHKLMGLTFVEPHVAPVTEILHMALSRLPKKGTIVGTDLLMLQGLVCLLRDPDALIEHSQKVIEGYGPATVLDSILREPLALVLETQGPVDITGLLDAPDGDDPAPVDITDATSRPYSGTRVQIPSMGLW is encoded by the coding sequence ATGGATACTCCGGTTCTCTCCGACATCCGCGTTCTGGACAACCTCTTGGCCGTCAACCTCAACATCACGCTGTGGTCTGCCCGCAAAAAGCTGACCCTGGAAGACTTCGGTCCGGTGGATTTGCCGCCGGAAGATCTGGCGACCCTTGGCAGCAAGCGCATCGCGCCGCCGGAAAGCCTGCGCATCTTTGCCACGCTCAAGGCCCGGGCCTTTGCCTTTCTGGATCGCCACGGCATCCGCTTCCTGGGCGGCTGGGCCATCCCCGAAGACAAGGCGACCGAGATCGTCCGTGAACTCTGTTCCATCCGCGACGAATTCACGGCCCAAAAGGAAGCGTTCCTGACGGAATACGACACCCTGGTGCAGGACTGGATCGCCAAGCATGCGGATTGGGCCGATCTGATTGCCAATTCCACAGTGGGAAGCGAATATGTCCGCGCCCGCCTGGGATTTTCCTGGCAGCTGTACAAGGTGGCTCCGCTCATGGCCCATCCCGACGCTGAGACCATGATCGAATCCGGTTTGTATGAGGAAGTGGAGGGATTAGCCGGTACGCTTTTCACCGAAATCGCCAAGTTCGCTGATGAGACCTGGCGCAAGGTGTACGCTGGCAAGACGGAAGTGACCCACAAGGCGCTGTCGCCGCTGCGCACCATGTACCACAAGCTCATGGGCCTGACCTTTGTCGAGCCCCATGTGGCTCCGGTGACGGAGATCTTGCACATGGCGCTTTCGCGCCTGCCCAAGAAGGGCACCATCGTGGGGACGGACCTGCTCATGCTCCAAGGGCTGGTCTGCCTCCTGCGTGATCCTGATGCTCTCATTGAGCATAGTCAAAAGGTCATCGAGGGCTACGGTCCGGCCACGGTGCTGGATTCGATCCTGCGTGAGCCGCTGGCCCTAGTTTTGGAGACGCAAGGTCCGGTGGATATCACCGGACTCCTGGACGCGCCGGATGGTGATGATCCGGCCCCGGTGGATATAACGGATGCCACGTCGCGTCCGTACTCTGGGACGCGGGTACAAATTCCCAGCATGGGGTTGTGGTGA
- a CDS encoding ERF family protein, with the protein MDDYQSSEISELAKALINVQRTIKPAVKDATNPFVQNRYATLNSVMDSCREALLGNSIWMTQFPVPAEPGYLGLVTKLTHAESGQWQSSLAVVPLPKADPQGMGSAMTYARRYALSAMLGIVTDDDDGEDSKIPTKTASPSRRPQNASLAHKDTSCDVRPGQSDKNASNSKPVVPNPLSNPLPTLPRIDGITYQTVSAQDGRPCVVATGNTAAKKELLSGAGFKWNPQRKMWWMYADVS; encoded by the coding sequence ATGGATGACTATCAGTCGTCAGAGATTTCAGAATTGGCAAAGGCTCTCATTAACGTGCAAAGAACAATCAAGCCAGCGGTGAAGGATGCCACCAATCCTTTTGTTCAAAATCGTTATGCAACGCTCAACAGTGTGATGGATTCTTGCCGTGAAGCCCTGCTCGGCAACAGCATTTGGATGACGCAATTCCCGGTACCAGCCGAGCCTGGGTACCTGGGGCTGGTCACGAAGTTGACTCATGCTGAATCCGGCCAATGGCAGTCTTCACTGGCCGTGGTGCCACTCCCTAAAGCAGACCCGCAGGGCATGGGCAGCGCCATGACCTATGCCAGGCGGTACGCACTGAGCGCCATGCTGGGCATCGTCACGGATGACGATGATGGCGAAGATTCAAAAATACCCACGAAAACGGCCAGTCCTTCCAGAAGGCCGCAAAATGCCTCTCTGGCGCACAAAGACACATCGTGTGATGTACGCCCTGGTCAATCCGACAAAAACGCCTCAAACTCGAAGCCTGTCGTTCCGAACCCATTGTCTAACCCATTGCCTACTCTGCCCAGGATCGACGGCATCACCTACCAGACCGTGTCCGCCCAGGATGGTCGGCCCTGTGTGGTAGCCACGGGCAATACGGCAGCAAAAAAAGAACTCCTCTCCGGGGCGGGTTTCAAGTGGAACCCGCAGCGCAAAATGTGGTGGATGTATGCCGATGTATCCTGA
- a CDS encoding helix-turn-helix domain-containing protein has protein sequence MGSESTGRKRYWAKHKAQVVLRLLRGEDLEHVSRELGVTAAELSEWRDTFLEGGESGLKPRPARESVEVDRLQSKIGEQAMEIELLREKITRMEQNRPLAHRRLRK, from the coding sequence ATGGGCAGCGAGTCGACGGGTCGGAAGCGGTATTGGGCCAAGCACAAGGCGCAGGTGGTTCTCAGGCTTCTTCGTGGCGAAGACCTGGAACACGTCAGTCGGGAGCTTGGGGTCACGGCGGCGGAACTCAGCGAATGGCGCGACACGTTCCTTGAGGGCGGTGAATCCGGGCTGAAACCTCGTCCCGCCAGGGAAAGCGTCGAGGTGGACCGGCTCCAGTCCAAGATCGGCGAACAGGCCATGGAGATCGAGCTGTTGCGGGAGAAGATCACCCGCATGGAGCAGAACCGCCCTTTGGCCCACAGGCGGTTGAGGAAGTGA
- a CDS encoding cobaltochelatase CobT-related protein, translated as MVPIRHVMRSLPLLAAVLGDAYGVEVVIGGDLAHTDGKAIHLPTLPLEGDATVLALARGLLDHEAAHIRETDFEALRHWSSTPFAHHIWNSLEDWRVEQQLADRFPGCRQNLRWLIEHYFTGTGTADRAGDQNPALSILNAILLTVRAWDAPGVQANRDAKIKEVNQAFPGLWAQIQAVLEEARGACRSTQDAIRLAEAIVALVQEEHRRQQRSGESQEHEQEHGDAAVGQRQLKPEADRTEGKEDRGQLAGDRQTEPDACAGVSAGELMNDAPASGCVTTAAKDSLAELLEAAAPTDWPQHLGERLAQSLGEHPIESSDQGLTVARLGSKMAKALEAAERKACLQASVALRTRLYRLLQASRLVRSQPGRHGKFDPKRLHGLAVGDARVFLKLGQKAVINTAVHILLDSSGSMSGAPIKLASQACYAVATALERIKGINVAVSAFPAGTAHDGVTVAPLIKHGEKVHAELDILAEGYTPLAQALWWVLQQMVLLKEDRKLVVIVTDGEPDSVPATHTVLRTAEALGLEVYGIGIQSESVRSLLPRSSVNVKSLSDLPEAMFSLLYNALAQRPAGGRP; from the coding sequence ATGGTGCCCATCCGTCATGTCATGCGGTCTTTGCCGCTCTTGGCCGCTGTGCTCGGCGACGCTTATGGCGTCGAAGTCGTAATCGGCGGCGATTTGGCCCACACCGACGGGAAAGCCATCCATCTGCCAACCCTGCCCCTGGAGGGTGACGCGACGGTGCTGGCATTGGCCCGGGGGCTTTTGGATCATGAGGCGGCTCATATCCGGGAGACGGATTTCGAAGCCCTGCGCCATTGGTCCTCCACACCGTTTGCCCATCACATCTGGAATTCGCTGGAAGATTGGCGCGTGGAGCAACAGCTGGCCGATCGCTTTCCAGGCTGCCGACAGAATCTTAGGTGGCTCATCGAGCATTATTTTACAGGCACAGGCACAGCAGACAGGGCCGGGGACCAAAACCCGGCCCTGTCCATTTTAAACGCCATCCTGCTCACGGTGCGCGCCTGGGACGCACCTGGCGTCCAGGCAAATCGTGACGCGAAAATCAAGGAGGTGAACCAAGCCTTTCCCGGATTGTGGGCGCAAATCCAGGCCGTACTGGAAGAGGCCAGGGGGGCGTGCCGCAGCACTCAGGATGCCATCCGCTTGGCAGAGGCAATCGTTGCACTGGTCCAGGAAGAACACCGCCGACAGCAGCGCTCTGGGGAGAGCCAGGAGCATGAACAGGAGCATGGAGACGCTGCAGTTGGGCAACGCCAATTGAAACCAGAGGCGGATCGCACGGAGGGAAAAGAGGACCGGGGTCAACTCGCCGGGGACAGGCAAACGGAACCGGATGCCTGCGCTGGCGTAAGCGCAGGTGAACTCATGAACGATGCGCCTGCAAGCGGCTGCGTCACGACAGCGGCGAAGGATTCACTGGCGGAGTTGCTGGAAGCCGCTGCGCCAACGGATTGGCCGCAGCATTTGGGGGAGCGGTTGGCGCAATCCCTGGGTGAGCATCCCATCGAATCTTCGGACCAGGGCCTGACCGTGGCTCGGCTTGGCAGCAAAATGGCCAAGGCGCTGGAGGCGGCGGAGCGAAAAGCCTGTCTTCAGGCGTCGGTTGCTCTGCGTACGCGATTGTACCGGTTGCTCCAAGCCAGCCGGTTGGTGCGCAGCCAGCCCGGCCGTCACGGTAAGTTCGACCCCAAGCGTCTCCACGGTCTGGCCGTGGGCGACGCCCGGGTGTTTCTCAAGCTTGGCCAGAAGGCAGTCATCAACACGGCCGTACACATATTGCTCGATAGCAGCGGCTCCATGTCGGGTGCGCCTATCAAGCTGGCGTCCCAGGCCTGCTACGCCGTGGCGACAGCCCTGGAGAGGATCAAAGGGATAAACGTGGCGGTCTCAGCCTTTCCGGCTGGGACAGCCCATGACGGTGTCACCGTGGCACCGCTGATCAAGCATGGAGAGAAGGTGCACGCCGAGCTCGACATCTTGGCGGAAGGCTACACGCCTTTGGCTCAGGCTTTGTGGTGGGTGCTCCAGCAGATGGTGTTGCTCAAGGAGGACCGAAAACTGGTCGTCATCGTGACGGACGGCGAGCCAGATTCCGTTCCGGCCACCCACACGGTGCTGCGGACAGCTGAGGCGCTGGGATTGGAGGTCTACGGAATTGGCATCCAGTCGGAAAGCGTCCGGAGTCTGCTGCCGAGATCCAGCGTCAATGTAAAGTCGTTGTCGGATTTGCCGGAAGCGATGTTTTCGTTGCTGTACAATGCCTTGGCCCAAAGGCCGGCAGGAGGACGGCCATGA